One window from the genome of Helicobacter pylori encodes:
- a CDS encoding DUF2018 family protein, protein MRDYSELEIFEGNPLDKWNDIIFHASKKLSKKELERLLELLALLETFIEKEDLEEKFESFAKALRMDEELQQKIESRKTDIVIQSMANILSGNE, encoded by the coding sequence ATGAGAGATTACAGCGAGCTTGAAATTTTTGAGGGAAACCCCTTAGACAAGTGGAATGACATCATTTTTCATGCGAGTAAAAAGCTTTCTAAAAAAGAGCTAGAAAGGCTTTTAGAGCTTCTGGCTCTCTTAGAAACTTTTATAGAAAAAGAAGACTTAGAAGAAAAGTTTGAATCTTTCGCTAAAGCTTTAAGAATGGATGAAGAGTTGCAACAAAAAATAGAGAGCAGGAAAACAGACATTGTGATCCAATCCATGGCGAATATTCTTAGTGGGAATGAATGA
- the hemA gene encoding glutamyl-tRNA reductase, translated as MELETHLSKYFTLAFTHRSMSLEMREKLAINSNATLKEFLQTIKNHCPNIKECMVLSTCNRFEIYASLKHGANTNEQKSALLKILAQNKKMSVSDLEKCVLMSVDESAVHHVFSVCSSLDSLVVGETQITGQMKNAYKFAFEEKFCSKDLTRLLHFAFKCAAKVRNLTGISKQGVSISSVAVKEALNIFEKERIKDKKALVIGLGEMAQLVIKHLLNKQFEALILGRNEAKFEDFIKELEEPKKVSFQNIENLNAYINEYQLLFCATSSPHFIVQNGMLKETIFRRFWFDLAVPRNIEKPIFNNIFLYSVDDLEPMVRENVGNRQESRTKAYEIVGLATMEFYQWIQSLEVEPLIKDLRELARISAQKELQKALKKRYVPKEYESNIEKILHNAFNTFLHHPTIALKKNAQKEESDVLVGAIKNLFNLDKSSANHAQNLNLYKCEYYEE; from the coding sequence ATGGAGTTAGAAACTCATTTGTCAAAATATTTCACCCTAGCCTTCACGCATAGAAGCATGAGCTTAGAAATGCGCGAAAAACTCGCTATTAATTCGAACGCAACGCTTAAAGAATTTTTACAAACCATTAAAAACCATTGCCCTAATATCAAAGAGTGCATGGTGCTATCCACATGCAATCGCTTTGAAATCTATGCGAGCCTAAAGCACGGCGCTAATACTAATGAACAAAAAAGCGCGTTATTAAAAATCTTGGCTCAAAATAAAAAAATGAGCGTGTCTGATTTAGAAAAATGCGTTTTAATGAGCGTTGATGAAAGCGCAGTCCATCATGTCTTTAGCGTGTGCAGCAGTTTGGATAGCCTAGTAGTGGGGGAAACTCAAATCACAGGGCAGATGAAAAACGCCTATAAATTCGCTTTTGAAGAGAAATTTTGCTCCAAAGATTTAACCCGATTGCTCCATTTTGCTTTCAAATGCGCCGCTAAAGTGCGCAATTTAACCGGCATTTCCAAGCAAGGGGTCTCCATTTCTTCAGTGGCGGTCAAAGAAGCGCTTAATATTTTTGAAAAAGAAAGGATTAAGGATAAAAAAGCCCTTGTGATAGGGCTTGGCGAGATGGCTCAATTAGTCATCAAGCACCTTTTAAACAAGCAATTTGAAGCGCTTATCTTAGGGCGTAATGAGGCTAAATTTGAAGATTTCATCAAAGAATTAGAAGAGCCTAAAAAAGTGAGCTTTCAAAATATAGAAAATTTAAACGCTTATATCAATGAATACCAACTGCTTTTTTGCGCCACTTCTTCGCCGCATTTTATCGTGCAAAATGGCATGTTAAAAGAAACGATTTTCAGGCGTTTTTGGTTTGATTTGGCCGTGCCACGGAATATTGAAAAGCCGATATTCAATAATATTTTCTTATACAGCGTGGATGATTTAGAGCCTATGGTGAGGGAAAATGTGGGAAACAGGCAAGAGAGTAGGACGAAAGCTTATGAGATTGTAGGGCTTGCCACAATGGAGTTTTACCAATGGATCCAAAGTTTAGAAGTAGAGCCTTTGATTAAGGATTTAAGGGAATTGGCTAGGATTTCAGCCCAAAAGGAATTGCAAAAAGCGCTTAAAAAACGCTATGTGCCTAAAGAATACGAAAGCAACATTGAAAAGATCTTGCACAACGCTTTCAATACCTTTTTGCACCACCCTACCATCGCCTTAAAAAAGAACGCTCAAAAAGAAGAATCCGATGTGCTTGTGGGCGCGATTAAAAACCTGTTTAATTTAGACAAATCTAGTGCTAATCATGCCCAGAATTTGAATCTCTATAAATGCGAATATTACGAGGAATAA
- the hemC gene encoding hydroxymethylbilane synthase, with protein sequence MGNLVIGSRGSELALWQANHIKERLKKECSIESEIQIVKTKGDKILDTPLNKIGGKGLFTKELEELLLKGEIDLAVHSLKDVPVVFEKELDLACITKRADVRDTFLSVKFPDLMSLPKGAKVGTTSLRRSMQIKLKRQDLDTESLRGNVQTRLKKLECGEFDAIILAEAGLCRLEIQGAKYRKAFSVEEMIPSMGQGALGVEMLKNHKHFITLQKLNDEKSAFCCHLEREFVKGLNGGCQIPIGVHASLMGDRVKIQAVLGLPNGKEVIAKEKQGDKTKAFDLVQELLEAFLQSGAKEILEKAQLF encoded by the coding sequence GTGGGAAATTTAGTGATTGGCTCTAGGGGGAGCGAATTAGCCTTATGGCAAGCAAATCACATTAAAGAACGCCTGAAAAAAGAATGCTCTATAGAAAGCGAGATTCAAATCGTTAAGACTAAGGGTGATAAAATCTTAGACACCCCTTTAAATAAGATTGGCGGTAAGGGGCTATTCACTAAGGAATTAGAAGAATTGCTTTTAAAAGGCGAAATTGATCTGGCGGTGCATTCTTTAAAAGATGTGCCGGTCGTGTTTGAAAAGGAGTTAGACTTGGCATGCATCACTAAAAGGGCTGATGTGAGGGACACTTTTTTAAGCGTGAAATTCCCTGATTTGATGAGCTTGCCTAAAGGGGCAAAGGTTGGCACGACTTCTTTAAGGCGCTCTATGCAAATCAAGCTGAAACGCCAGGATCTAGACACAGAAAGCTTAAGGGGGAATGTCCAAACCCGTTTGAAAAAGCTTGAATGCGGAGAATTTGACGCTATCATTTTGGCTGAAGCCGGGTTGTGCCGCCTAGAAATTCAAGGAGCGAAATACCGCAAGGCTTTTAGCGTGGAAGAAATGATTCCTAGCATGGGTCAAGGGGCTTTAGGGGTGGAAATGCTCAAAAACCACAAGCATTTTATTACGCTTCAAAAACTCAACGACGAGAAAAGCGCGTTTTGTTGCCATTTAGAAAGGGAGTTTGTTAAGGGGCTTAATGGGGGGTGTCAGATCCCTATTGGCGTGCATGCGAGTTTAATGGGTGATAGGGTTAAAATCCAGGCGGTTTTAGGCTTGCCTAACGGGAAAGAAGTCATCGCTAAAGAAAAGCAAGGGGATAAAACTAAGGCATTTGATTTGGTTCAAGAGCTTTTAGAAGCGTTTTTGCAAAGCGGGGCTAAAGAGATTTTAGAAAAGGCGCAGTTGTTTTAA
- a CDS encoding polyprenyl synthetase family protein, with protein MQEKQLQAIQNKIASWIKEIESGFIDELFSKIGPSKMLRSKLMLALLDEKTDAILLDKAFNLCAIVEMIQTASLLHDDVIDKATMRRKLPSINALFGNFNAVMLGDVFYSKAFFELSKMGEAIAQILSNAVLRLSRGEIEDMFVGECFNSDKQKYWRILEDKTAHFIEASLKSMAILLNKDAKMYADFGLHFGMAFQIIDDLLDITQDAKTLGKPNFSDFKEGKTTLPYLLLYEKLNQHEQGLLISYFKQDSHEIIEWTKEKFKQYGIIEETLKIAQVYSKKALETIKGENNLILEKLAQDVIYRTF; from the coding sequence ATGCAAGAAAAACAACTTCAAGCCATTCAAAATAAAATCGCTTCTTGGATCAAAGAAATAGAAAGCGGCTTTATAGATGAATTGTTTTCTAAGATTGGCCCTTCAAAAATGCTGCGCTCCAAACTCATGCTCGCTTTGTTAGACGAAAAAACAGACGCTATTTTATTAGATAAAGCTTTCAATTTGTGCGCGATTGTAGAAATGATACAGACCGCTTCTTTATTGCATGATGATGTGATTGACAAGGCGACCATGCGCCGAAAGCTCCCTAGCATTAACGCTCTTTTTGGTAATTTTAACGCCGTGATGCTTGGGGATGTGTTTTATTCTAAAGCCTTTTTTGAATTGTCTAAAATGGGCGAAGCAATCGCTCAAATCCTCTCTAATGCGGTTTTAAGGCTCTCTAGGGGCGAGATTGAAGACATGTTTGTGGGGGAATGTTTTAATAGCGACAAACAAAAATACTGGCGTATTTTAGAAGACAAGACCGCTCATTTCATAGAAGCGAGCTTAAAAAGCATGGCGATTCTTTTAAATAAAGACGCCAAAATGTATGCGGATTTTGGATTACATTTTGGCATGGCGTTTCAAATCATTGATGATTTGTTAGACATCACTCAAGACGCCAAAACTCTAGGCAAGCCCAATTTTAGCGATTTTAAAGAAGGCAAAACCACTTTACCCTACTTGCTTTTATATGAAAAATTGAATCAGCATGAACAAGGGCTTTTAATTTCTTATTTTAAACAAGATAGTCATGAAATCATAGAATGGACTAAGGAAAAATTCAAGCAATATGGTATCATAGAAGAAACCCTTAAAATCGCTCAAGTTTATTCTAAAAAGGCCCTTGAAACCATTAAAGGGGAAAACAATTTGATTTTAGAAAAACTAGCGCAAGATGTCATTTATAGGACTTTTTAA
- a CDS encoding UPF0323 family lipoprotein, with protein MKKPYRKISDYAIVGGLSALVMVSIVGCKSNADDKPKEQSSLSQSVQKGAFVILEEQKDKSYKVVEEYPSSRTHIIVRDLQGNERVLSNEEIQKLIKEEEAKIDNGTSKLIQPNTNNGGSNEGSGFGLGSAILGSAAGAILGSYIGNKLFNNPNYQQNAQRTYKSPQAYQRSQNSFSKSAPSASSMGGASKGQSGFFGSSRPTSSPAVSSGTRGFNA; from the coding sequence ATGAAAAAACCCTACAGAAAAATTTCTGATTATGCGATCGTGGGTGGTTTGAGCGCGTTAGTGATGGTGAGCATTGTGGGGTGTAAGAGCAATGCCGATGACAAACCCAAAGAGCAAAGCTCTTTGAGCCAAAGCGTTCAAAAAGGTGCGTTTGTGATTTTAGAAGAGCAAAAGGATAAATCTTACAAGGTTGTTGAAGAATACCCTAGCTCAAGAACCCACATCATAGTGCGCGATTTGCAAGGCAATGAACGCGTGTTAAGCAATGAAGAGATTCAAAAGCTCATTAAAGAAGAAGAAGCCAAAATTGATAACGGCACGAGCAAACTTATCCAACCTAATACTAATAATGGAGGGAGTAATGAAGGCTCAGGCTTTGGCTTGGGGAGTGCGATTTTAGGGAGCGCGGCGGGGGCGATTTTAGGGAGTTATATTGGCAATAAGCTTTTCAATAACCCTAATTACCAGCAAAACGCCCAACGGACCTACAAATCCCCACAAGCTTACCAACGCTCTCAAAATTCCTTTTCTAAAAGCGCACCTAGTGCTTCAAGCATGGGTGGGGCGAGTAAGGGACAGAGCGGGTTTTTTGGCTCTAGTAGGCCTACTAGCTCGCCGGCGGTAAGCTCTGGGACAAGGGGCTTTAACGCATAA
- the hcpE gene encoding Sel1-like repeat protein HcpE encodes MSVKILKILVCGLFFWSLQAHLWGKKDNSFLGVAERAYKSGNYFKAASYFKKACNDGVSEGCTQLGIIYENGQGTRIDYKKALEYYQSACQGDDREGCFGLGGLYDEGLGTTQNYQEAIDAYAKACVLKHPESCYNLGIIYDRKIKGNAAQAVTYYQKSCNFDMAKGCYVLGVAYEKGFLEVKQSNHKAVIYYLKACRLNDGQACRALGSLFENGDAGLDEDFEVAFDYLQKACALNNSGGCASLGSMYMLGRYVKKDPQKAFNYFKQACDMGSAVSCSRMGFMYSQGDSVPKDLRKALDNYERGCDMGDEVGCFALAGMYYNMKDKENAIMIYDKGCKLGMKQACENLTKLRGY; translated from the coding sequence ATGAGTGTCAAAATTTTAAAAATATTAGTTTGTGGGTTATTTTTTTGGAGCTTGCAAGCCCATTTATGGGGGAAAAAAGACAATAGCTTTTTAGGGGTTGCTGAAAGGGCCTATAAAAGTGGGAATTATTTTAAAGCTGCATCTTATTTTAAAAAAGCATGCAACGATGGGGTGAGTGAAGGTTGCACGCAATTAGGAATCATTTATGAAAACGGGCAAGGCACTAGAATAGATTATAAAAAAGCCCTAGAGTATTACCAAAGCGCATGCCAGGGTGATGATAGGGAAGGGTGTTTTGGTTTAGGGGGGCTTTATGATGAGGGGTTAGGCACGACTCAAAATTATCAAGAGGCCATTGACGCTTATGCTAAGGCGTGCGTTTTAAAACACCCTGAGAGTTGCTACAATTTAGGCATTATTTATGACAGAAAAATCAAAGGCAATGCCGCTCAAGCGGTTACCTACTATCAAAAAAGCTGTAATTTTGATATGGCTAAGGGGTGTTATGTTTTGGGCGTGGCTTATGAAAAAGGCTTTTTAGAAGTCAAACAAAGCAACCATAAAGCCGTGATTTATTATTTGAAAGCGTGCCGATTGAATGATGGGCAGGCTTGCCGCGCGTTAGGGAGTTTGTTTGAAAATGGCGATGCAGGGCTTGATGAAGATTTTGAAGTGGCGTTTGATTATTTGCAAAAAGCTTGTGCTTTAAACAATTCTGGTGGTTGCGCGAGTTTAGGCTCTATGTATATGTTAGGCAGGTATGTCAAAAAAGATCCCCAAAAGGCTTTTAATTATTTCAAACAGGCATGCGATATGGGGAGCGCGGTGAGTTGCTCCAGGATGGGCTTTATGTATTCCCAAGGGGACTCTGTTCCAAAAGACTTGAGGAAAGCCCTTGATAATTATGAAAGGGGTTGCGATATGGGCGATGAAGTGGGTTGCTTCGCTCTAGCGGGCATGTATTACAACATGAAAGATAAAGAAAACGCCATAATGATTTATGACAAGGGCTGTAAGCTAGGCATGAAACAAGCATGCGAAAATCTCACTAAACTTAGGGGGTATTGA
- the dps gene encoding DNA starvation/stationary phase protection protein has protein sequence MKTFEILKHLQADAIVLFMKVHNFHWNVKGTDFFNVHKATEEIYEEFADMFDDLAERIAQLGHHPLVTLSEALKLTRVKEETKTSFHSKDIFKEILGDYKHLEKEFKELSNTAEKEGDKVTVTYADDQLAKLQKSIWMLEAHLA, from the coding sequence ATGAAAACATTTGAAATTTTAAAACATTTGCAAGCGGATGCGATCGTGTTATTTATGAAAGTGCATAACTTCCATTGGAATGTGAAAGGCACTGATTTTTTCAATGTGCATAAAGCCACTGAAGAAATTTATGAAGAGTTTGCGGACATGTTTGATGATCTCGCTGAAAGGATCGCTCAATTAGGACACCACCCCTTAGTCACTTTATCCGAAGCGCTCAAACTCACTCGTGTTAAAGAAGAAACTAAAACAAGCTTCCACTCTAAAGACATCTTTAAAGAAATTCTAGGCGATTACAAACACCTAGAAAAAGAATTTAAAGAGCTTTCTAACACCGCTGAAAAAGAAGGCGATAAAGTCACCGTAACTTATGCGGACGATCAATTGGCCAAGTTGCAAAAATCCATTTGGATGCTAGAAGCCCATTTGGCTTAA
- the flgS gene encoding acid survival sensor histidine kinase, translating to MKKSKRLKRPYLKSSHLKRSDKASSFKGLLENENNVISLENFKPKESEDLLENFSNKKDMQELLGLLNQFILQSYKVEKEFKDYKALYEWVIEILPQAIWVMNENGSFFYKNSLANQSHEVFNKAKLENFNTEIEHENKSYLVQQNSIQGKQIITATDISAQKRQERLASMGKISAHLAHEIRNPVGSISLLASVLLKHANEKTKPIVVELQKALWRVERIIKATLLFSKGIQANRTKQSLKTLESDLKEALNCYTYSKDIDFLFNFSDEEGFFDFDLMGIVLQNFLYNAIDAIEALEESEQGQVKIEAFIQNEFIVFTIIDNGKEVENKSALFEPFETTKLKGNGLGLALSLQVVKAHEGSIALLENQEKTFEIKILNAS from the coding sequence ATGAAAAAATCCAAGCGCTTAAAACGCCCTTATTTAAAAAGCTCCCATCTGAAACGCTCTGATAAGGCTTCTTCTTTCAAGGGGTTGTTGGAAAACGAAAACAATGTGATTTCATTAGAAAATTTTAAACCCAAAGAGAGCGAAGATTTATTAGAGAATTTTTCCAACAAAAAAGACATGCAAGAATTGCTAGGGCTTTTAAACCAATTCATTTTACAAAGCTACAAGGTGGAAAAGGAGTTTAAGGATTATAAAGCTCTTTATGAATGGGTCATAGAGATTTTACCGCAAGCGATTTGGGTGATGAATGAAAACGGGAGCTTTTTTTATAAAAATTCTTTAGCCAATCAAAGCCATGAGGTGTTCAATAAGGCTAAATTAGAAAATTTTAACACTGAAATTGAACATGAAAATAAAAGCTATTTAGTCCAACAAAACAGCATTCAAGGCAAGCAAATCATCACCGCAACCGATATTAGCGCTCAAAAACGCCAAGAGCGGCTCGCTTCTATGGGGAAAATCTCAGCGCATTTAGCCCATGAGATCAGAAACCCTGTAGGCTCTATCTCTCTTTTAGCTTCGGTGTTATTAAAGCATGCGAACGAAAAGACTAAGCCCATTGTTGTGGAATTGCAAAAAGCTTTATGGCGCGTAGAAAGGATCATTAAAGCCACCTTGCTTTTTTCTAAAGGCATTCAAGCCAACCGCACCAAGCAAAGTTTGAAAACGCTAGAGAGCGATCTCAAAGAAGCCCTAAATTGCTACACTTACTCTAAAGACATTGATTTTCTTTTTAATTTTAGCGACGAAGAAGGGTTTTTTGACTTTGATTTAATGGGGATTGTGTTGCAAAATTTCTTGTATAACGCTATTGATGCGATTGAAGCCTTAGAAGAGAGCGAACAGGGTCAAGTCAAAATTGAAGCGTTCATTCAAAATGAATTTATCGTCTTCACCATTATTGATAATGGCAAGGAAGTGGAAAACAAAAGCGCTTTATTTGAGCCTTTTGAAACCACCAAATTAAAGGGTAACGGCTTAGGGTTAGCCCTGTCTTTACAAGTGGTTAAAGCCCATGAAGGGAGCATTGCGCTATTAGAAAATCAAGAAAAAACCTTTGAAATTAAGATTCTTAACGCTTCTTAA
- a CDS encoding c-type cytochrome, whose translation MRLFIAPVLFLWWLSLNAKEADFISDLEYGMALYKNPRGVACAKCHGIKGEKQEITFYYEKGEKKILYAPKINHLDFKTFKDALSLGKGMMPKYNLNLEEIQAIYLYITSLEHKEERKEPFKP comes from the coding sequence ATGCGTTTGTTTATCGCGCCGGTTTTGTTCTTGTGGTGGTTAAGTTTGAATGCTAAAGAAGCGGATTTTATTTCTGATTTGGAATACGGGATGGCTCTTTATAAAAACCCTAGGGGTGTTGCGTGCGCAAAATGCCATGGCATTAAAGGCGAAAAGCAAGAAATCACTTTTTATTATGAAAAAGGCGAAAAAAAAATCCTCTACGCCCCTAAAATCAACCATTTGGATTTTAAAACCTTTAAAGACGCCTTGAGTTTAGGCAAAGGCATGATGCCTAAATACAATCTCAATTTAGAAGAAATCCAAGCGATTTACCTTTACATCACCTCTTTAGAGCATAAAGAAGAGCGTAAGGAACCTTTCAAGCCTTAA
- a CDS encoding glutathionylspermidine synthase family protein, with protein sequence MQVIPLKPLDNKTLEEIGLDWHTNDDMSSYIADEMVVVSQKEADAYYDACNELYDMFVETAEEAIENDRFFELDIPNALIPMIKQSFEEEVHWHIYGRFDLAGGLDGKPIKLLEFNADTPTMLYETAVIQWALLKANGYDENKQFNNLYEALGENFKRMVTLSEDTSRFEEMYEGWKILFSSVRGNIEEERTMRFLQDAAQSVGFETDFSYIDEVEFNIEEGVFKNGLNYEFLFKLIPWENIAIDEPELALLMQGMMENKNTIFLNPTYTILFQSKRFLKLLWDRYPNHPLLLETSYEPLSNKKQIKKVAFGREGANSEIFEASMQSLLKTDGVYSNHKPVYQEFYELNSHNGLYYQPNVFFAYESCALGFRKGGLVLDNFSKFVSHMLQ encoded by the coding sequence ATGCAAGTGATTCCTTTAAAACCTTTAGACAATAAGACTTTAGAAGAAATCGGCTTAGATTGGCACACTAACGACGACATGTCATCTTATATTGCTGATGAAATGGTGGTTGTCTCTCAAAAAGAAGCGGACGCTTATTATGACGCTTGCAATGAGCTTTATGACATGTTTGTAGAGACGGCTGAAGAGGCTATTGAAAACGATCGCTTTTTTGAATTGGATATTCCTAACGCGCTCATTCCTATGATCAAACAGAGTTTTGAAGAAGAAGTGCATTGGCATATTTATGGGCGTTTTGATTTAGCTGGGGGGCTTGATGGTAAGCCCATTAAATTACTGGAATTTAACGCTGATACCCCCACCATGCTCTATGAAACGGCGGTGATTCAATGGGCGTTACTCAAAGCGAATGGCTATGATGAAAACAAGCAGTTCAATAACCTTTATGAAGCGCTTGGCGAGAATTTCAAACGCATGGTAACTTTGAGCGAAGACACGAGCCGTTTTGAGGAAATGTATGAGGGGTGGAAAATCCTTTTTTCAAGCGTTAGGGGGAATATTGAAGAAGAGCGCACCATGCGTTTTTTGCAAGACGCTGCTCAGAGCGTGGGGTTTGAAACGGATTTTTCTTACATTGATGAGGTGGAATTCAATATAGAAGAGGGCGTGTTTAAAAACGGCTTGAATTATGAGTTTTTATTCAAACTAATCCCATGGGAAAACATCGCTATTGATGAGCCAGAATTAGCCCTTTTGATGCAAGGCATGATGGAAAATAAAAACACGATTTTTTTAAACCCCACTTACACGATCCTTTTCCAATCCAAGCGTTTTTTAAAACTTTTATGGGACAGATACCCCAACCACCCCTTATTGTTAGAAACGAGCTATGAGCCATTATCCAATAAAAAGCAAATCAAAAAAGTGGCTTTTGGTAGGGAAGGGGCGAATAGCGAAATCTTTGAAGCTTCCATGCAATCGCTTTTGAAAACGGACGGTGTTTATTCTAACCACAAGCCCGTTTATCAAGAGTTTTACGAGCTCAATTCGCATAACGGGTTGTATTATCAGCCGAATGTGTTTTTTGCTTATGAATCTTGCGCGCTAGGGTTTAGAAAAGGGGGGCTAGTCTTGGATAATTTTTCTAAATTCGTGAGCCACATGTTGCAATAA
- the proS gene encoding proline--tRNA ligase: MLFSKLFAPTLKEPPKDAVLKSHKHLAQAGYIYQVGSGIYNFLPLAKKVLDKIENITHKRMQEHGAQNILMSFVVLASLWEKSGRLDKYGKELLVFKDRKDNDFVLSPTLEENITEIAANFIKSYKQLPVHLYQIHTKFRDEIRPRFGLVRAREFIMKDGYSFHEDAESLDKEFLNTQSAYKEILSDLGLDFRIVEADSGAIGGSKSREFVVLTECGEDTIVVCKNCDYAANIEIAKRSKRHEPLNVPKAQLAKFPTPNTTSTQSVAEFFKTEPYFVLKALVRKVIHKDKETLACFFVRGDDNLEEVKALNALNIIGANALELREASQKDLDNAGLIAGFIGPYGLKKHVSYIIFDEDLKEGDCLIVGANEKDFHAVGVDLKGFENLVYADIVQVKESDHCPNCQGELKYHKSLEVGHIFKLGQGYAKSLKASFLDKNGKERFFEMGCYGIGISRLLSAILEQKSDDLGCVWTKNTAPFDVVIVVSNWKDEAQKKLAFEVYERLLQKGVDALLDDRDARFGAKMRDFELIGERLALIVGKQTLESKEFECIKRANLEKQTLKDIELEEKILEMLESE; encoded by the coding sequence ATGCTATTTTCAAAACTCTTTGCCCCCACTCTCAAAGAACCCCCTAAAGATGCCGTGTTAAAAAGCCATAAACACTTAGCTCAAGCAGGATACATTTATCAAGTAGGCAGCGGGATTTATAATTTCTTGCCTTTAGCTAAAAAAGTGCTAGACAAGATAGAAAACATCACGCACAAACGCATGCAAGAGCATGGGGCGCAAAATATTTTAATGAGTTTTGTCGTTTTGGCGAGTTTGTGGGAAAAATCAGGCCGTTTGGATAAATACGGCAAGGAATTATTGGTTTTTAAAGACCGAAAAGACAATGATTTTGTTTTAAGCCCCACTTTAGAAGAAAATATCACCGAAATTGCCGCTAATTTCATTAAAAGCTACAAGCAATTACCCGTCCATCTCTATCAAATCCACACGAAATTCCGTGATGAAATCCGCCCGCGATTTGGGTTAGTGAGAGCGAGGGAATTTATCATGAAAGATGGTTATAGCTTTCATGAAGACGCTGAGAGCTTGGATAAGGAATTTTTAAACACGCAAAGCGCTTATAAAGAGATTTTAAGCGATTTGGGTTTGGATTTTCGTATTGTGGAAGCGGATAGCGGGGCGATTGGGGGGAGTAAAAGCAGGGAATTTGTCGTTTTAACCGAATGCGGGGAAGACACGATCGTGGTGTGTAAAAATTGCGATTATGCCGCCAACATTGAAATCGCTAAACGCTCTAAAAGGCATGAACCTTTAAATGTCCCAAAAGCACAATTAGCGAAATTCCCTACCCCTAATACCACCAGCACGCAAAGCGTGGCGGAGTTTTTTAAAACAGAGCCTTATTTTGTTTTAAAAGCGCTTGTTAGAAAAGTGATCCATAAAGATAAAGAAACCCTAGCGTGCTTTTTTGTTAGGGGCGATGACAATTTAGAGGAAGTTAAAGCCCTAAACGCCTTGAACATTATAGGAGCGAACGCTTTAGAATTAAGAGAGGCGAGTCAAAAAGATTTGGATAATGCGGGGTTAATAGCGGGTTTTATAGGACCTTATGGCTTGAAAAAGCATGTTTCTTACATTATCTTTGATGAAGATTTAAAAGAGGGCGATTGCTTGATCGTTGGGGCTAATGAAAAGGATTTTCATGCGGTGGGCGTGGATTTAAAAGGGTTTGAAAATCTTGTTTATGCGGATATTGTCCAGGTTAAAGAAAGCGATCATTGCCCTAATTGTCAAGGAGAATTGAAATACCATAAGAGTTTGGAAGTGGGGCATATTTTCAAACTCGGCCAAGGCTATGCTAAAAGCTTGAAGGCTAGTTTCTTGGATAAGAATGGTAAGGAGCGATTTTTTGAAATGGGGTGCTATGGGATAGGCATTAGCCGATTGCTCAGCGCGATTTTAGAGCAAAAAAGCGATGATCTAGGCTGTGTATGGACGAAAAATACTGCTCCTTTTGATGTGGTGATCGTGGTTTCTAATTGGAAAGATGAAGCGCAAAAAAAACTCGCTTTTGAAGTGTATGAAAGGCTGCTCCAAAAGGGTGTTGATGCGCTGTTAGACGATAGAGATGCGCGTTTTGGGGCGAAGATGAGGGATTTTGAATTGATTGGGGAACGACTAGCGCTCATTGTTGGGAAGCAAACTTTAGAGAGTAAAGAATTTGAATGCATCAAACGCGCTAATTTAGAAAAACAAACGCTTAAAGATATAGAATTAGAAGAAAAAATTTTAGAAATGTTAGAGAGCGAATAA